In Flavobacterium piscisymbiosum, the sequence GGTTCGAACCCCCGACCCCCTCGGTGTAAACGAGGTGCTCTGAACCAGCTGAGCTAATCGCCCTATTTTAGGTTGCTATCGTTTGTGATTGCGAGTGCAAATGTAAAGCTAGATTTTGTATTTGCAAGCCTTTTTTCGAAAGAAAATCATTTTATTTTAATGTTTTTATTTATTAATCTATTTTTCAGCTTTTTAAAAAAAGAATAAAATTACGATTTCTTTAAATTTAGTTAAATAATGAAATCTCAAAAGCTAATTTATAATATTCTTTTGAGTTCACTTGCTATAATCCTATATTTGCGTACCTTAATTGTATACTCAAATGGCTAGATTTAAAGAAAATGATTTACCAAAATCAAAAATTACCGCTACTTCACTTAATAAAGCGACCATAATATTCAAATACGCCGGAAAACACCAATGGAAATTTTATGTTGGATTGGTTTTCTTGTTACTTACTGGGGCTACTGCCCTTGCCTTTCCTAAATTAATGGGAATGTTGATTGATTGTGTCAAGAACAAAGATAACGATCAGGCCAACCAAATTGCACTGGGATTAATTGTAATCCTGTTTCTACAATCTTTCTGCTCTTTCTTCAGATTGTCATTATTTGTCAATTTTACCGAAAATACACTCGCAAATCTGCGTTTGTCTTTATACACTAATTTAGTAAAACTGCCAATGACCTTCTTTTCCCAAAAAAGAGTTGGCGAGTTAAACAGCCGTATTAGTGCAGATATTACGCAAATTCAGGATACATTAACATCAACAATTGCAGAGTTTTTACGTCAATTCATACTAATTATTGGTGGTGTTATTCTATTGGCTACAGAAAGTTTTAAATTGACTTTATTAATGTTGGCTGTAGTTCCTCTTGTAGCGGTTGCTGCAGTAATCTTTGGTCGCTTTATTAGAAAATATTCTAAACAAGTACAAGATCAGGTGGCAGAAAGCCAAGTTATCGTAGAAGAAACTATGCAGGGAATTAGTATCGTAAAAGCTTTTGCTAACGAATGGTATGAAGTTGCCCGTTATAAAGGGAAAATAAGCGAAGTGGTAAAACTGGCTATCAAAGGCGGTAAATACCGTGGTTATTTTGCCTCTTTTATCATTTTCTGTTTGTTTGGTGCAATTGTAGCTGTAGTTTGGTATGGTGTACGTTTAAGCATTGCCGGCGAAATGAGCGTTGGTCAATTGATCTCATTCGTACTATATTCTACATTTGTAGGAGCCTCTTTTGGAGGAATTGCCGAATTATATGCGCAAATTCAAAAAGCAATTGGTGCTACCGAGAGAGTTTTTGAATTATTAGAAGAAACTCCTGAAAAAATAAATGCAACGCAAAATGGAGAACCTTTAGAAAAAATAAAAGGAAATGTTTCTTTCAAAAACGTTGCTTTTAGTTATCCTTCAAGAAAAGAAGTACAAGTTTTAAAAGATGTAAACTTTACAGCTGAATTTGGTCAAAAAATTGCAATTGTAGGGCCAAGTGGAGCCGGAAAATCTACTATTTCTTCTTTATTATTGCGTTTTTATGATATTGAGTCAGGCGAAATTACCGTTGACGGAAAAAATATTTACGATTATGATTTAGAAAATCTTCGTGGTAATATGAGTATTGTTCCTCAGGATGTTATTTTATTTGGAGGAACTATCAAAGAAAATATTGCATACGGAAAACCAGATGCAACCGATGAAGAAATTATGCTGGCTGCAAAACAAGCCAATGCTTTGAATTTTGTTGAAGGTTTCCCTGAAAAATTCGAAACTGTCGTAGGAGAACGCGGTGTAAAACTTTCCGGAGGTCAACGTCAACGTATTGCGATTGCAAGAGCATTGCTTAAAAACCCAAGTATTTTAATTTTAGATGAAGCGACGTCATC encodes:
- a CDS encoding ABC transporter ATP-binding protein, producing MARFKENDLPKSKITATSLNKATIIFKYAGKHQWKFYVGLVFLLLTGATALAFPKLMGMLIDCVKNKDNDQANQIALGLIVILFLQSFCSFFRLSLFVNFTENTLANLRLSLYTNLVKLPMTFFSQKRVGELNSRISADITQIQDTLTSTIAEFLRQFILIIGGVILLATESFKLTLLMLAVVPLVAVAAVIFGRFIRKYSKQVQDQVAESQVIVEETMQGISIVKAFANEWYEVARYKGKISEVVKLAIKGGKYRGYFASFIIFCLFGAIVAVVWYGVRLSIAGEMSVGQLISFVLYSTFVGASFGGIAELYAQIQKAIGATERVFELLEETPEKINATQNGEPLEKIKGNVSFKNVAFSYPSRKEVQVLKDVNFTAEFGQKIAIVGPSGAGKSTISSLLLRFYDIESGEITVDGKNIYDYDLENLRGNMSIVPQDVILFGGTIKENIAYGKPDATDEEIMLAAKQANALNFVEGFPEKFETVVGERGVKLSGGQRQRIAIARALLKNPSILILDEATSSLDSESEKLVQEALEVLMEGRTSIIIAHRLSTIRNADKILVLDNGKITEEGTHQELINLENGTYKNLSNLQFSNY